One Streptomyces sp. ML-6 genomic region harbors:
- a CDS encoding aminopeptidase P family protein, whose product MAEELTPENPETEEEQAVKQRKNGLYPGVSDELAANMKSGWADTELHGLEPIAQAAHTAARRAALSARFPGERLVIPAGNLKTRSNDTEYAFRASTEYAYLTGDQTQDGVLVLEPTADGHEATIHLLPRSNRENGEFWLDGQGELWVGRRHSLTEAEQLLGIPAKDVRELPAALAEATGPVRNVRGHDAGIEAALTDKVTAERDEELRVFLSEARLVKDDFEIAELQKACDATARGFEDVVKVLDKAEATSERYIEGTFFLRARIEGNDIGYGSICAAGPHATTLHWVRNDGPVRSGELLLLDAGVETNDLYTADVTRTLPINGTFTPLQRKIYDAVYEAQEAGIAAVKPGAAYRDFHDAAQRVLAEKLVEWGLLGDLSVDKVLELGLQRRWTLHGTGHMLGMDVHDCAAARTETYVNGTLEPGVCLTVEPGLYFQADDLTVPEEYRGIGVRIEDDILVTEDGNRNLSDKLPRRADEVEAWMAGLKG is encoded by the coding sequence GTGGCTGAGGAGCTCACCCCGGAGAACCCGGAGACCGAAGAAGAGCAGGCTGTCAAGCAGCGGAAGAACGGCCTGTACCCGGGCGTCTCCGACGAACTCGCCGCGAACATGAAGTCCGGTTGGGCCGACACCGAACTCCACGGCCTCGAACCGATCGCCCAGGCCGCCCACACGGCCGCCCGCCGCGCCGCGCTCTCCGCGCGCTTCCCCGGCGAGCGCCTGGTCATCCCCGCGGGCAACCTGAAGACCCGCTCCAATGACACCGAGTACGCCTTCCGCGCCTCCACCGAGTACGCGTACCTCACGGGCGACCAGACCCAGGACGGCGTCCTCGTCCTGGAGCCGACCGCGGACGGCCACGAGGCCACCATCCACCTGCTGCCGCGCTCCAACCGCGAGAACGGCGAGTTCTGGCTCGACGGCCAGGGCGAGCTGTGGGTCGGCCGGCGCCACTCCCTCACCGAGGCCGAGCAGCTGCTGGGCATCCCGGCGAAGGACGTGCGCGAGCTCCCGGCCGCGCTGGCCGAGGCCACCGGCCCGGTCCGCAACGTCCGCGGCCACGACGCCGGCATCGAGGCCGCGCTGACCGACAAGGTCACCGCGGAGCGAGACGAGGAGCTGCGCGTCTTCCTCTCCGAGGCCCGGCTGGTCAAGGACGACTTCGAGATCGCCGAGCTGCAGAAGGCGTGCGACGCCACCGCGCGCGGCTTCGAGGACGTCGTGAAGGTCCTCGACAAGGCCGAGGCGACGAGCGAGCGCTACATCGAGGGCACCTTCTTCCTGCGCGCCCGCATCGAGGGCAACGACATCGGCTACGGCTCGATCTGCGCCGCCGGTCCGCACGCCACCACCCTGCACTGGGTGCGCAACGACGGCCCGGTGCGCTCCGGCGAGCTGCTGCTGCTCGACGCCGGTGTGGAGACCAACGACCTCTACACCGCCGACGTGACCCGCACCCTCCCGATCAACGGCACGTTCACCCCGCTCCAGCGGAAGATCTACGACGCGGTGTACGAGGCCCAGGAGGCGGGCATCGCGGCCGTCAAGCCCGGCGCCGCCTACCGCGACTTCCACGACGCCGCGCAGCGGGTCCTCGCCGAGAAGCTCGTCGAGTGGGGCCTGCTGGGCGACCTGTCCGTGGACAAGGTCCTGGAGCTGGGCCTGCAGCGCCGCTGGACGCTGCACGGCACCGGTCACATGCTCGGCATGGACGTGCACGACTGCGCCGCCGCCCGCACCGAGACGTATGTGAACGGCACGCTGGAGCCCGGCGTCTGCCTCACCGTCGAGCCCGGCCTGTACTTCCAGGCCGACGACCTGACCGTGCCGGAGGAGTACCGGGGCATCGGCGTCCGGATCGAGGACGACATCCTCGTCACCGAGGACGGCAACCGGAACCTCTCCGACAAGCTGCCGCGCCGGGCCGACGAGGTCGAGGCGTGGATGGCCGGGCTGAAGGGCTGA
- a CDS encoding DUF5926 family protein, which yields MAKKRPQTKAGKQQLKDGEIPVVGAREPCPCGSGRRYKACHGRAAAQAVTELVHRPFEGLPGECDWVALRELVPAATVELKLKDGLPEGVPSVTLATVLPMAWPALRRDDGSVLLALQNDTPSGDLSRDLADTLLRALAVEPGSPVAAQRVAADGPRLQDVLDPGAVFEPVLHAGFEFWVPDAENATPEVAASLERANGAAIPTTRLAGVDAAYWCETPEKNHLRWVMPHGEEQLLDALARLHAAGNSSLGEGTRLVGSFRAHGLMVPVWDLPSAMGAEECEKPAAEFAERLTAALATNAPLTAEERRARGGLTNRQVTLS from the coding sequence ATGGCCAAGAAGCGCCCTCAGACCAAGGCCGGGAAGCAGCAGCTCAAGGACGGCGAGATCCCGGTGGTCGGGGCTCGCGAACCCTGCCCGTGCGGTTCGGGCCGCCGCTACAAGGCGTGTCACGGCCGCGCCGCCGCCCAGGCCGTGACCGAGCTCGTCCACCGTCCCTTCGAGGGGCTGCCCGGCGAGTGCGACTGGGTCGCCCTGCGCGAACTGGTGCCCGCCGCCACGGTCGAGCTGAAGCTGAAGGACGGGCTGCCCGAGGGCGTGCCCTCCGTGACGCTCGCGACCGTCCTGCCGATGGCGTGGCCGGCCCTGCGCCGCGACGACGGCTCGGTGCTGCTCGCCCTGCAGAACGACACCCCGTCCGGCGACCTCAGCCGCGACCTCGCGGACACGCTGCTGCGGGCCCTGGCCGTCGAGCCCGGTTCGCCCGTGGCGGCGCAGCGCGTGGCGGCCGACGGTCCGCGCCTGCAGGACGTGCTCGACCCCGGTGCGGTGTTCGAGCCCGTGCTCCATGCCGGCTTCGAGTTCTGGGTGCCGGACGCGGAGAACGCCACGCCAGAGGTGGCCGCTTCCCTGGAGCGCGCGAACGGGGCGGCGATCCCGACGACGAGGCTCGCCGGTGTGGACGCCGCCTACTGGTGCGAGACCCCGGAGAAGAACCACCTCCGCTGGGTCATGCCGCACGGCGAGGAGCAGCTCCTCGACGCGCTCGCCCGGCTGCACGCCGCCGGCAACTCCTCGCTGGGCGAAGGGACCAGGCTGGTCGGCTCCTTCCGGGCGCACGGCCTGATGGTCCCGGTCTGGGACCTGCCGAGCGCGATGGGTGCCGAGGAATGCGAGAAGCCCGCGGCCGAGTTCGCGGAACGACTGACCGCGGCGCTCGCCACGAACGCGCCCCTCACCGCCGAGGAACGCCGGGCCCGCGGCGGGCTCACCAACCGCCAAGTGACCCTCAGCTGA
- a CDS encoding PP2C family protein-serine/threonine phosphatase — translation MAGIDPTVPVSTHTAGSSPEVSPAPGAFIQDRLAGWVSDLTTLHELTERLAGTGTLDDALHELLEAGAALVGARRGLVVLEPSDHRGPVSTIGLGLAHSELGHIETVPRSVTSHGRILEGFPDAESALITPDLLGDTSLDPRRREVAARLGYAASYALPLTAGATGRLGAAVWLYDEPAEPLERQRHLVGLYAAYAGEHLARLLELERARADLATISEELLPTRMPRVPGVQLAARHHKAPRGGGDWYDALALPEGALGLAVGSVSGSGPDALAASGRLRAGLRAYAVMEGEDPVAVLSDLELLLRLTEPARSATALFAYCEPARRKILLAGAGHAPPLVVGERRTEFVETSVSAPLGMLACWEAPSVEIAPAEGETVLLYTDGMLRRTSGSTDRAFARLHSAAASVPKALRHDPGSVADHVLRAVLPDGLDRSGDTEDVALLAARFD, via the coding sequence ATGGCTGGAATCGATCCCACAGTTCCGGTTTCAACACACACTGCCGGGTCTTCGCCCGAGGTGTCGCCCGCTCCGGGTGCCTTCATCCAGGACCGCCTCGCCGGCTGGGTCTCCGATCTCACCACCCTTCACGAACTCACCGAGCGGCTGGCCGGCACCGGCACGCTCGACGACGCGCTCCACGAACTGCTGGAAGCCGGAGCCGCCCTGGTCGGCGCCCGCCGCGGCCTGGTCGTCCTCGAACCCTCCGACCACCGCGGCCCCGTCAGCACCATCGGCCTCGGCCTCGCCCACTCCGAGCTCGGGCACATCGAGACGGTGCCGCGCAGCGTCACCTCCCACGGCCGGATCCTGGAAGGGTTCCCGGACGCCGAGAGCGCGCTGATCACCCCCGATCTGCTCGGCGACACCAGCCTGGACCCGCGCCGCCGCGAGGTCGCCGCCCGTCTCGGATACGCGGCCAGCTACGCCCTGCCGCTCACCGCCGGGGCGACCGGCAGGCTCGGCGCGGCCGTCTGGCTGTACGACGAACCCGCCGAGCCGCTGGAACGCCAGCGCCACCTCGTCGGCCTCTACGCCGCGTACGCGGGCGAGCACCTGGCCAGGCTGCTGGAGCTGGAGCGGGCCAGGGCCGACCTCGCCACCATCTCGGAGGAGCTGCTGCCCACCCGGATGCCCCGGGTGCCCGGCGTGCAGTTGGCCGCCCGCCACCACAAGGCGCCCCGGGGCGGCGGCGACTGGTACGACGCGCTGGCCCTGCCCGAGGGCGCGCTCGGTCTCGCCGTGGGTTCGGTGAGCGGCTCCGGGCCCGACGCCCTGGCCGCCTCGGGACGGCTGCGGGCCGGGCTGCGGGCGTACGCGGTGATGGAGGGCGAGGACCCGGTCGCCGTGCTCTCCGATCTGGAACTGCTGCTGCGGCTCACCGAGCCGGCCCGCTCCGCGACCGCCCTGTTCGCCTACTGCGAACCGGCCCGGCGCAAGATACTGCTGGCCGGGGCCGGACACGCCCCGCCGCTCGTCGTCGGTGAGCGGCGCACCGAATTCGTGGAGACCTCCGTCTCCGCGCCGCTGGGCATGCTCGCCTGCTGGGAGGCGCCCAGCGTGGAGATCGCCCCCGCAGAAGGCGAAACCGTTCTGCTCTACACCGACGGGATGCTGCGCCGGACCAGCGGCTCCACGGACCGGGCGTTCGCGCGGCTCCACTCGGCGGCGGCGTCCGTGCCGAAGGCGCTGCGCCACGACCCCGGTTCCGTCGCCGACCACGTGCTGCGCGCCGTGCTGCCGGACGGGCTCGACCGGTCCGGCGACACGGAGGACGTGGCCCTGCTGGCCGCGCGCTTCGACTGA
- a CDS encoding bifunctional DNA primase/polymerase → MREILGRRRRLRFRRGGRPARLDAALTCATAWGWPVLPGVGLAAAGGRGDRGRGCACPDPECAVPGAHPFDPDLLAATTDERMVRWWWTNRPAAPIVLATGGRAPCALSLPAVAGARALAELDRMGVRLGPVVATPTRWSLLVAPYTLERLGELLYAQDRVPSSLRFHSEGGYLVLPPSEVGTGQVRWERAPAADPLVPSSGSRSSSDDSGSSSRGSRSSLRGEGSASGAAAPWLPDVGTVLEALVEASSSAPGGGSRLAY, encoded by the coding sequence ATGCGCGAGATCCTCGGAAGGCGACGCAGGCTCCGGTTCCGGCGCGGGGGAAGGCCCGCCCGGCTCGACGCGGCCCTGACCTGTGCCACGGCATGGGGGTGGCCCGTGCTTCCCGGAGTGGGACTCGCCGCGGCCGGTGGTCGCGGCGACCGTGGCCGGGGCTGCGCCTGTCCCGATCCCGAGTGCGCCGTGCCCGGCGCGCACCCCTTCGATCCCGATCTCCTCGCGGCGACCACCGATGAGCGCATGGTGCGCTGGTGGTGGACCAACCGGCCCGCCGCGCCGATCGTCCTGGCCACCGGCGGGCGCGCCCCGTGCGCGCTGAGCCTGCCGGCCGTGGCCGGTGCCCGCGCGCTGGCGGAGCTGGACCGGATGGGGGTGCGGCTCGGGCCGGTGGTGGCGACGCCGACCCGGTGGTCCCTGCTGGTCGCTCCCTACACCCTCGAACGGCTCGGCGAGCTGCTGTACGCCCAGGACCGGGTGCCCAGTTCGCTGCGGTTCCACAGCGAGGGCGGCTATCTCGTCCTGCCGCCGTCCGAGGTGGGGACGGGGCAGGTGCGCTGGGAGCGGGCCCCGGCCGCCGACCCCCTGGTGCCGTCGAGCGGTTCCCGGTCGTCCTCGGATGACTCCGGGTCGTCCTCCCGTGGTTCCCGGTCGTCCTTGCGCGGGGAGGGTTCCGCCTCCGGGGCCGCCGCGCCGTGGCTGCCGGATGTGGGGACGGTGCTCGAAGCGCTGGTCGAGGCGAGCAGCAGCGCCCCGGGCGGCGGAAGCCGACTCGCGTACTGA